The genome window CCTATTCAAGTCCCTATAAATCATGAATATGATCTACTAGTTAGAGAATAATATCAGATTCAGACGGCCTGTATTTTTCTTTCAGGCTCACAAGGACAAAAAGATGTGCACCATGTGTTCTAATTCTATAAAGATCAGGCCTTCATGAGTTCTCTTTTCTTGATTTGGACCATTTGGTGCTACTGGAGTGAACTCTTAAAATGGCACCAATAAAAACTACTAGTTTTAGTACATAAAGGGTGAGTAAACAGTAAACCTTGAATCTAATTCTAGTGCTCGAGCAGCTAGCTTCCTTAATTACTACCCTCAATAATCAAACTCGCTGCAATTTAACATAGTCATTCTCACTTAACACAAGCGCATCTAGACTCCCTGATTAGTAGAACTGAGCTCGATTTTCACACAGCTGTATTGGAACATCTGGAGAATTGGGGACAACTTAGACCGAATTCACTCCAGTCTCCACACTGTTATACGATACTCCAGGATCATATCAGACTAATCAGAATCTTTTCCCCTAGCCCAAAATAGGCGCCAATTCAATGTTCTGAACTAAATTAGGCGAGCTCGTGTTGGTTCCTCGTATGCTGATCTGCCACACAGGTCGTGAAAAGCCACACAACCGCAACGagatacccccccccccacacacacacacacaccaaaaaAAGTTGCACCGGGTTGCAGGCAGATTACCGAGAGCTCGTCGACGTCGATCTTGACGAAGATGGCGTCGGTGAAGCGGGAGGCCATCTCCTTGAAGGCCGGTTCCATGAAGCGGCACGGCCCGCACCACGACGCCGAGAAGTCGATCACCAACTTCAGCACAGCAAGTAAAGAAAAAATCAGATCCAGGCAGGGTTTACCggcagaaagaaagaaagaaagaggaacGGAGGCGGGCGGGAGGGCGCGCGCTGACCAGCTTGGCGGCGCTCTTGTGGGCCTCCCACTGCTCGTCCCAGGTGGCCTTGGAGtgggcggcgacgacggcggagTCGGGGTCGTCGGCGGGAGCGGGCGGCAAGAAGCTCGAGAGGAAGGAACCCATCTTGCTTCGCTCGCTCTGCCTGTTTGTTTCTGTGCTGGTGTGTTAGTTGGTGCTTCCTCCTGTCGCGCGTGGTTGTCGCGGGTCGCTCGTCATGAGGCGAAGAAATAGGCGCCGCGCCGGCGCGACGGTGGAGCAGCAAGAGGAATGGGATCCCCACTTCACCAACGGACGAAGTGAGGTGAGGTGACTATAAATTGATATGAATTATTGGATTTAAGATAGACGGATCGAATCTGATGTCACAGCACTGCTACAGTTTTCTGGTGCTATTTATCGCTCATATTTTACTGTTTATTCGTGACTTCAGCACTTCAGAAAATTTCGATTCGATTATTAAATAATGAGATTTTCTTCTCACGCTTGGTTGGGTGAATTGAAACAAATCATTCTAATCAGAGTGATAcaaatttcactaatattctatTCAGATGTTGATGGTCTCGTGCATAAAAATTAGCTGAACGAACCATGTATAAATTCTATCAACTCCACTAATTACTTATGATTAGTAATTATTAATGGTTATTAAGGATTTTTAGTTTAACATTAGTTgcaattagatgttattaaCTATAAGTAATTATTATTGTGAGTATTTAGTGATAATTATTGACAACTTAAGTAATAATTAGCTGGTATTAGTaatgattagtactaattagcatagtttattgataataataaatataaaaattattattcctataatataattaaattatatatgGATATACATAATTTTTAAGCAACCAAACATATTCTCGTACCATTCCATATATGTAACAAACAACTTACTTGTACCATTTTATCCGGAACATCCTATCCAAAACGATAACTTAGTTCAAACAATCAGATGCTACCTTagggttttttttgtttttttgttttttttactcGCATCGCGTCGGTTTCCGGGTTTTGAGAAGGCGAGCCCGGATCAATGTCTCACTGCTCCTTTCGTTTCAGTAACGTGACTTGTAAGACCTATGCGTCAAATTTGGTAATCGAGTACTCCAGTATTGAATGGACTTGTCAAATCGAGAAACTAGTGCTGACGTTTAACATTCTTTTGCTTGACCATAAGCTCATAGTCGCGAGTAATTATTTCTAAATGTACTAGTGGTTGAAGTAAAGTTTTGAAGGCCAAACAGAGGATGTAACTGCCCACGTGACATTTGGGTCTCCTATTATACGATCAACGGTTCAAAAACTAAGACGATGCATTGTTTAGCTGCCATGATTTGTGACTTGTGATCCTATTACACCCGATGACATGCTCCGATTACCAATCGCAGGAGCTAGTGGTTCAGCAGGATTTGCACCCTCCACGATTGTGTAGCAGGCAGCAGCAGCATAGCACCATGCCACGGAGATAACACATGCCACGTGGCAGTGGGCCACggatatgtatacatatatgtagatacgtatgtaatttttttgagaaattttagaaaaatatcgaaataaatattagttatattaatgAATCAAGTTCTTATGACGCTCCAAGCTAGCAATCGGCAAGATGAGACCCCCTCATTGCTATATCATTCTTGGTGGAATCGAACCACGCCCAGATGAAGAATTAACAATGAAAGGGTTTCTCAGGGAACGACTCCTGTTGCATCAAAGGGTTCAATGGATCATTTTAAATGATTAAAAAAGGTCAACTCTGGCCAGTTGAACCTTGCTAAAAGGTCTCATATCTTTTTAATATCGCTAGAACTTGATTTTACTTGTCATTTTTAATGGTTGGGTGCTAACCCGCATTTTGACTATTTTCTTTGTAGAGAAGTTGACCTTCTGGTGTGACCTATGCCTCAAGTTTTGGATAGGTTACGTATGTTTCTACCTTACAAGCAAAAACCCAAGGTTTTCCTCTAAATTCGAGCTAGAAAGACACTTGGGTTTTCGGATTTGACCTTGATTTTTCAATTTGCCAATCTagtaatttttagaaaaaatctaaaatgcaaagaaaatatatgaactaaaaaaatatgaaacaagtTTTTTTacgttagtattactttcatttacatgttaaaactatgtgtatgcataaaagtagtattattttctctataattaattgaatatgtttaatattaataattttataaataaatattataatatacaaaatttgtaaacctatttttttttcttctttgtcgtGCTCTATATAGCGGTCTTCTTTGTCGTGCTCTATATAGCGAGATAAAAACGGACACGGTGTAAATGTACCAATCAGACTAGTCAGTTATTGTAGAGAGCATCCTCAAACGTTCCTCCCGATATGAATTTTCTGGTCAAGCTTTTTCGGTTGCATCATGCAATGCGAGTGCCGTTCTTTCCACCAACACTCAATCGAAATGCGCATATACGCATATGCTGCGCCGAAACTGTGTCGGCAAATGGCTGTGAAGTTCCTTTTTAGGTAAGTACCACCACCATGAAATCCTTTCCAACATCTGCCAATGTGTAAACCCACCGTCAAGGATTGATTAGGCATAAAGTATGGTGATAACGTTGCAAGAATCCAATGGTTTGTTGCACAAGTGCATTTTTCCGGTTGTAGCCTATAAActgccttctttttttttttttttttttttgcacttacTACGATGGTTGGCTCTTGGCACTCACCATAATGTAGGGtgccaactttcatatgaaAATATGACTGGGACTCTCGGAGTGTCAGTACAGACTGAGCAATGGTGTACTGGACATGAAGGATCTATCATGCTCATTGAACGGCACAGAATGACACAACACACGTGACACTACATCTATATACAGACTACAGACACAGGCGTTCTGGCTCACTCAACATTTACTTCCACTATCGTTGTTAATGAGCTGCTCACTCGCAGCGTGCTGACTcaaaaccaagatgaaactagCGTTCTGGCTTCAGGTCACGAGCAAGGTACTGCCTCACAGCATCCTGATTTACGTGAAAAATAAACCGCATTTCCTTTATCTGCAAGAAATATCGGCAGCTAAATAAGTCCAGCGTGAGGATACTTAGTGATATATATAATATCATTAACATCTCAGTGAAACAAATAACATGGGAAAAGGAATCCCCCccccaggggggggggggaagaacAGCAAACTACCATTGCAGTTAACTTATCGAAAAGTAATTGTTAGATATATGCTTACAAATCACCACCGtatttatgcatattattttAAATGCTACAAAAAGGCCAAAATAACAGAACAACAAGCAGTAAAACGGCAGTTAAGTCGTATAAGTAGAACCATAAACTATATAGTAGCCAATAGTAATAGCTTTTGAATATTGATTAAACTCAAAGACTATAGAAGTGAAACACTCTGTGGTTGCATCAGAAGATGATATGAGTATGACAAGATCACTGGAATAGTTACACAAAGAAACATTGATTGACCACCAAGTTACAAATTAGTTTTCAAAGTGAAGGTTTCGATCAGAAATTAAAAAAGGAAATATCAGTACCTCGATTAATGAGTCAGAGCTTAAGTTGATGCGTTTGCAGCTTGGAATCTCCTTGCTATTAATAAATATTGGACATTTTCCAATGTTCTTGATATGGAAACACCCAGTTTCATCCATCTTGATAACCGCCTGATTGTCAGAACAAAACATGGATTGAATATAAAATACAAAGAGTGGTACCAAAGTAAAAAAGGAACTGACTTAGCAAAACATGGCAAATATTATCTTTAGGGCAGTGCACAAGCCTGATATCTAAATGTGCATACAAAAGGGGAACAAGTATATGATGTGGTCAGTAGGATGCAACAACTGGGTATCACAATGTGAACAGAGAGCACTGCCATTAATTGCTTTTAAAAATGATTTCTTTAAGCAGAATGACAAGATCAGAAGTATTGCAAAAGCTATGCTGCAAGTAACAATATAAGCATCAAATGCCACGATTTCAGCAGTTCCAGAACAAACTTGTGGTCAACTTAAACAGCTGCAAATGTTTTTTACACTAGTCATAGCATTTGAAACAACAGAGTGTTAAGGCCGGAAATTTCCCAACTGAAAACACAAACACATGATAAAGAACAGTGCCAGCCTTTTCAGCCCCAAGTATTGCCAACTGGATAAAGTTGACTGCTTGACTAATTCAAGCAAACCT of Phragmites australis chromosome 3, lpPhrAust1.1, whole genome shotgun sequence contains these proteins:
- the LOC133913549 gene encoding thioredoxin H2-2-like, encoding MGSFLSSFLPPAPADDPDSAVVAAHSKATWDEQWEAHKSAAKLLVIDFSASWCGPCRFMEPAFKEMASRFTDAIFVKIDVDELSEVARTWKVEAMPTFVLVKDGKDVSRVVGAKKDELERKIRMFISSSSSS